TGCATGATTTATCCTTCTCGTGGAAATGGGTTGCCGTTATCTAACAACGATCATGGCAGATGGTGCATTGCGGCATTTTGACCGGATTGCCGAGACTTGCCCATCGGAAACAGACTTCCCGGCCAAAATCCCCGTTTTGCGCACGGAGCATCATCGTGCCAGTCTTTGTCGCCGGTCATTCCTGGCTGAATTGAGGGACTTTTCGATGAACGCCTGCCTGCTTCTCGCCGGTGCCAAGCAGTTGCTGTTGGCCGGCAGTGCCTTCACCCTGGCCTGGTCGCAACCGACCGACACGTCGCGCTGGGAGGAAGACTGGAATGTCGGCCTCAGCGGATTCCAGCTCGTGGAAACCCGCGTGCATGGCGAGGGCATCCCACCGCCGGACGGCGCCGTCCGGGAGGGAGATGTCTGGCGCTATCACCCGGCACTGGCCTTCATCGAAGACCGCCTGTTGCTGGCGCGTCCTGGCGCCAAGCCCGGCAACTGGCAGATCTGCGAACAGGGTAGCTGCACACCGATCCCGGAATCAGCGACCGCGAATGGCGCCACGGCGATCCTGGTGCCCTGCCCCTAGCTCACCGCCACATGGGCGTCGCGGATCACGCCATCCTTGCCATTGATCGGCAGCAGATCCATCGGACAGGCGGAGAAGACGGCCACCAGATCCATCTCGGCGCGGAAGGTGATGCCATCGCCGGGCAGGCTCATCGGCTCGTTCCAGAAGAGATCGCCGTTGGGTTCCCAGGGAATGTTCATGAAGAGGTTGAGCGGCGCCGGCGTTTCCGGGGGTGCGAGGCCGAGCATGGCCAGTGCATCGCGCAGGTTCTCGGTGCAATTGTCGTGATGGCCGACATGGCCCAGGGCCTGGTAGCGGTAAACATCGCAGGCTGCGATCAAGGTGTCGTGGCGCCCCGGCGAGGTGTCGTCGGTCACGGTCAGGATCGGCCGCCGCTTGTTGGTGAGATAGGCATCGCCGACCCGGCTGCACAGGCGCCGGAAGCCGGCCCGGCTGTGCTCCATCGACATGAACTCGGCCATATCGGCCCCATTGAAGGCCCAGGTGTCGACCACCTGGGTGCCATGGGTGTTGACGACCGTGAAGGTCCGGCCCGCCTCGATGCGCACGGCCAGGCCCTTGCGCGCCGGAATGGTCAATTTTGTCGCACCCATCTGGTCCTGTTCCCCCTGCCAAGCCTGTCCGGGGTTGATTTGAATCAAGGTGGCGGCCCCGGTCAATCCATAACCTGCGACCCATGATTACCGATCATCTCATCGCGATCTACGACCGTCCGGTGCCGCGCTACACGTCCTACCCGACGGCGCCCCATTTCCATGCCGGCATCACGCCCGGAACGGCGACCGAGTGGCTGCAGGCCCTGCCGACCGAGGCGCCGCTCTCGCTCTATCTTCATATCCCCTTCTGCCAGCAGATGTGCTGGTATTGCGGGTGCAACACCCAGATCGTCGCCCGCCACAAGCCGATCGCCGATTTTGCCGATACGCTGCTTGCTGAAATCGCCCATATCGGCGACATGCTGAGGGCCAGCGGCCATCGGCGCATCGTCAGCTCCATCCATTTCGGCGGCGGAACGCCCAACAGCCTGGACGCGGACGAGTTTGAGCGCATCATGGCCGCACTCGCGCATCACTTCGCGCTGGAGCCCGATCTCGACCTCGCCATCGAACTTGACCCGCGCACGGTGAGCGACGAGTTCCTGGCTGCCATGCGCCGCGTCGGCGTCAACCGTGCCTCATTGGGCGTGCAGGATTTCGACCCCGTCGTGCAGGCGGCGGTGAACCGCGTGCAGCCTTTCGATCTGGTGAAGGATTGCGTCGCGAAGCTGCGCGCCAATGGCATCCGCTCGCTCAATCTCGATCTCATCTATGGCCTGCCTTTCCAGAGCGTCTCGGGCCTCCGGCACACGGTAGGCCAGGCGGCCGACCTGGCGCCCGAGCGGATAGCACTCTTCGGCTATGCCCATGTGCCATGGATGAAGCCGCACCAGCGCCTTATCGATGAGGCGTCGCTCCCCGACGCCTATGCCCGCTTCCGCCAGTTCGAAGCAGCAGCCCAGGCGCTGGCGGCACTGGATTACAGCCGCATCGGCCTCGATCATTTCGCCAAAGCGGGAGATGCGCTGGTGCTGGCGCGCGACAGCCGCACGCTGAAGCGCAACTTCCAGGGTTACACCATCGACCGTGCCGACGCCCTCATCGGCTTTGGCCCATCCGCCATCTCGGCCCTGCCGCAGGGCTATCTTCAGAACGCCCCGGACAATACGCCCTGGGCGCGTTCGGTCGGCGAGGGGCGGCTGCCCATTGTGAAAGGCGTCGCCCTGACGGCCGAGGACAGACGGCGCCGCGCGATCATCGAGCAGTTGATGTGCTATGGCACTGTTGATCTCGGCGCCTTCGACTTCGAGCCGGCCATGATCATGGCCCAGCTTTCGCCCCTGATCGAGGACGGGCTCATTCACCTGGTCGGCCGGCATGTCACCGTGACGGAACGCGGCCTGCCCTTCCAGCGGGTGGTTGCCGCGGCCTTCGACGCCTATCTAGCACCCGACAACACGCGTCACAGCCGGGCGGTCTAGATCAGGCCTTGAAGCAGGCCGCCACGAACTGGCGGAAGGCCACGGCGCGGTGGCTCATCTCGTGCTTGTGCGCCGGATCCATTTCACCGAACGTGATGGCGTAG
This Rhodospirillaceae bacterium DNA region includes the following protein-coding sequences:
- the hemN gene encoding oxygen-independent coproporphyrinogen III oxidase, with translation MITDHLIAIYDRPVPRYTSYPTAPHFHAGITPGTATEWLQALPTEAPLSLYLHIPFCQQMCWYCGCNTQIVARHKPIADFADTLLAEIAHIGDMLRASGHRRIVSSIHFGGGTPNSLDADEFERIMAALAHHFALEPDLDLAIELDPRTVSDEFLAAMRRVGVNRASLGVQDFDPVVQAAVNRVQPFDLVKDCVAKLRANGIRSLNLDLIYGLPFQSVSGLRHTVGQAADLAPERIALFGYAHVPWMKPHQRLIDEASLPDAYARFRQFEAAAQALAALDYSRIGLDHFAKAGDALVLARDSRTLKRNFQGYTIDRADALIGFGPSAISALPQGYLQNAPDNTPWARSVGEGRLPIVKGVALTAEDRRRRAIIEQLMCYGTVDLGAFDFEPAMIMAQLSPLIEDGLIHLVGRHVTVTERGLPFQRVVAAAFDAYLAPDNTRHSRAV
- a CDS encoding DUF1850 domain-containing protein produces the protein MNACLLLAGAKQLLLAGSAFTLAWSQPTDTSRWEEDWNVGLSGFQLVETRVHGEGIPPPDGAVREGDVWRYHPALAFIEDRLLLARPGAKPGNWQICEQGSCTPIPESATANGATAILVPCP
- a CDS encoding urea carboxylase-associated family protein, whose translation is MGATKLTIPARKGLAVRIEAGRTFTVVNTHGTQVVDTWAFNGADMAEFMSMEHSRAGFRRLCSRVGDAYLTNKRRPILTVTDDTSPGRHDTLIAACDVYRYQALGHVGHHDNCTENLRDALAMLGLAPPETPAPLNLFMNIPWEPNGDLFWNEPMSLPGDGITFRAEMDLVAVFSACPMDLLPINGKDGVIRDAHVAVS